From the genome of Borreliella mayonii:
ACAAATGGGATATCAAAAAACGGTAAAATGGGACGCGTTTTTAAATGCTAATCCTACAACAATTGCCGATGAGGTTAATACTATCTCAACTATTGGATTTAGTTCTGAAGTGGTAAGACTTAATTATTTAAAATTACAGTATAAATTCAGACATTTAAAGCAGACTTCTGAGAAATTTTATACTTCAGATTCATATATTGGGGACATTAATAATAATTTACTCCCTTTTGCTCAAGCGTATAAGCTTGCAAGTAGTGAAATTATCAAACTTATTAATCACTTTGTATTAACCGGGACTGTTTCGATTCAAAAAGATGGGAAAAATCAAAAACGCCTACTTCCCAATATGTATGGACTACTTAATATGCCTGAGCAGATAAAAGAAGAAGTTGCTAGTGCTGATAAAGATAAAATGGATAAAATCTTTGAAAAAATTGAGGCTGGACTTTCAAAGTTGGAACTGGGCGACGAATTTTCCACCCCGATGATGGTAATAGTTGACCCAGCAACTTCACTTAAACTAGTAAAACCATACGCAGCAGCACAGGGTGTAGCAAGTAGTTGTGAAAAATGGGAAGACGTTTTGATTCAAACCATTAAGGCTATTAATAATAGAGAAGATGTTTACATTGAGACTTCAAACTTGCTAAAACATAAAATACTCATTTATCCACTCAATTCAGAACTTATTAAATTTAAACCTAGTAAGTATATGCTACCTACACCGAATGAACAAGTTGATAAAGACTCAACCGATGTAGCTCATTCATACATTGATTTTGTTTTAGGTGGTCTACTTGCTACTAGAAAAACTATTTTGCAAGTTAACATAAAGCAAAGTTAAAAGTATAAGGTAAGTGAAAATGAGTGAACAAGAAAACTTACAAACACAAGTTGTGGGAGAAGAAGAACTTTTAGTAACAAAACTCCATTCAGAAGTGTTATTGCTATTAGGAATAGACAAATTTGCCCTAAGCAGGCAAAATTTTCTACTTCATTTATCCTTACTTCAAGCTATTCTAGTAACACGCGGTATTGATGCTAGTTCACTTACATATGAACAAATATTTTTACTTACTTTCTACCATATGGGTTGTCAATTAAGAAAACAGGGAGTTGTTCGAGAATTTGAATTTGATAGGATCAAAAAAGAGAAATTCAATGAACTTGAACTTGATTATTATCCTAGTAGCAGTGGAGGCGAAGAAGGCGGCGAGGGGGGTTGTGGCTCAAACAAGAATTTTTGTTCACAACTTGATGCATTTTTAGAAAAACTAAAAAGAGAAACTTCAACGCCATCTTGTGTGGGGGTTGTCTAATGAATGGTGTTAGAAAAAGACTTTCAGATATGTCTTTCCGCATGATCAACGTATTTAAGGATCCTCAACCTTTAAGGTTTTATAAAGGCACTGTTGTTAAACTTGAAAACGATTCTTCTTATCAGAGAGTTTTTGATAAAAATAAGTACACTGAATTTGCA
Proteins encoded in this window:
- a CDS encoding DUF3890 domain-containing protein, giving the protein MSEQENLQTQVVGEEELLVTKLHSEVLLLLGIDKFALSRQNFLLHLSLLQAILVTRGIDASSLTYEQIFLLTFYHMGCQLRKQGVVREFEFDRIKKEKFNELELDYYPSSSGGEEGGEGGCGSNKNFCSQLDAFLEKLKRETSTPSCVGVV